A part of Gramella sp. MAR_2010_147 genomic DNA contains:
- a CDS encoding phosphatase PAP2 family protein, with protein MWEQIQQWDRELFVYLNSLGIERYDTFWIFVTDPRHWIPLYLLFFLFFFLAFHWKKAVFSSMFLLATVFTTWGFTNLVKGIAVRLRPNNTPELIDVIRILQEPTNYSFFSGHSSTSFAATTFIVLVLTQKTRWISLAYIWPIIFVMSRIYVGVHYPGDIIVGMIVGIIMAIIFYRLYERSGRRLY; from the coding sequence ATGTGGGAGCAAATTCAGCAATGGGATAGAGAGCTCTTTGTATATCTTAATAGCCTAGGTATTGAAAGGTATGATACCTTTTGGATCTTTGTTACCGATCCTCGACATTGGATTCCTCTTTATTTATTATTCTTTCTATTTTTCTTTTTAGCCTTTCACTGGAAAAAAGCTGTGTTTTCATCCATGTTTTTGCTTGCAACCGTATTTACTACCTGGGGATTTACCAATCTGGTTAAGGGAATTGCTGTTAGGCTGCGACCTAATAATACTCCTGAATTGATCGATGTTATTCGAATACTCCAGGAACCCACCAATTATAGTTTTTTCTCGGGGCATTCCTCCACTTCTTTTGCAGCCACCACTTTTATAGTTCTCGTACTCACCCAAAAGACGAGATGGATATCCCTGGCTTATATCTGGCCAATAATATTTGTGATGAGCCGTATTTATGTGGGAGTACATTATCCCGGTGATATTATCGTAGGAATGATCGTGGGAATTATAATGGCAATTATCTTTTATAGACTTTATGAAAGATCAGGAAGAAGACTTTATTAA
- the pepE gene encoding dipeptidase PepE yields the protein MIHAILASTSTLHNQDYLEYLIPHLPRLYKNVSEVLFIPYARPGGISHAEYTAKAAAAFSKAGINIKGINEFDDPEKAVREAEGIFTGGGNTFLLVSELYRNKVMNVIKEVVKAGTPYMGTSAGTNIGGLSMQTTNDMPIVYPPSFQTLGLVPFNINPHYLDPNPNSEHKGETRETRIKEFHSLNSQPVIGLREGSWLEIGDNKVTLKGTLKARLFKKDQVPFEVETGTDLTDLN from the coding sequence ATGATCCACGCGATACTTGCAAGTACCTCTACATTACACAACCAGGATTATCTTGAGTATTTAATACCACACCTGCCTAGACTATATAAAAATGTTTCTGAAGTTTTATTTATTCCTTATGCGAGACCTGGCGGAATCTCTCATGCTGAATATACCGCGAAAGCCGCCGCAGCATTTTCTAAAGCGGGCATCAATATAAAAGGAATCAACGAATTTGATGATCCTGAAAAAGCGGTGCGGGAAGCAGAAGGAATTTTTACCGGAGGAGGAAATACTTTTTTACTTGTTTCAGAATTATACAGAAATAAAGTGATGAATGTGATTAAGGAGGTAGTAAAGGCCGGAACGCCATATATGGGCACCAGCGCAGGAACAAATATCGGGGGTTTGAGCATGCAGACAACCAACGACATGCCTATTGTTTATCCACCATCGTTTCAAACACTTGGCCTGGTACCTTTCAATATTAATCCTCATTACCTTGACCCAAATCCAAATTCAGAGCATAAAGGAGAGACGAGAGAAACAAGAATTAAAGAATTTCATAGTTTAAATTCACAACCTGTGATTGGCCTTAGAGAAGGTAGCTGGCTGGAGATTGGCGATAATAAAGTTACGTTAAAAGGAACTCTTAAAGCACGGCTATTCAAAAAGGATCAAGTACCTTTCGAAGTAGAGACAGGAACAGATTTAACCGATTTGAATTAA
- a CDS encoding DUF6702 family protein, whose product MKRTFALLFALIFLSSFTTKDHETYLSVTEIEYNKPKKSLQVISRVFIDDFEDVLNKRYQRDISLSYKADLETHKGLMEKYLDKKLKITVDGKILDLKLLGSKFDADQIVLFIEATGVDDFKKVSVENLILTDLFDSQKNITHVKKGEKIESMLLTKAKGNSSVIF is encoded by the coding sequence ATGAAAAGGACTTTTGCTCTTTTATTTGCACTTATATTTTTATCTTCTTTTACAACAAAAGATCATGAGACTTATTTAAGTGTCACAGAAATTGAATATAATAAGCCCAAAAAGAGTCTTCAGGTAATTTCCCGGGTTTTTATCGATGATTTTGAAGATGTTCTAAATAAAAGATACCAGAGGGATATAAGTCTTTCTTATAAGGCAGATCTGGAAACGCATAAAGGTCTTATGGAGAAATACCTTGATAAGAAATTAAAAATAACGGTAGACGGAAAGATTCTGGATCTAAAACTGTTAGGTAGTAAGTTTGATGCAGATCAAATTGTACTTTTTATTGAAGCTACCGGTGTTGATGATTTTAAAAAAGTGAGTGTGGAAAATCTTATTCTTACCGATCTTTTTGATAGCCAAAAGAATATAACACACGTAAAAAAAGGAGAGAAGATTGAAAGTATGCTACTTACCAAAGCGAAAGGCAACAGTAGCGTTATTTTTTAA
- a CDS encoding M1 family metallopeptidase, with amino-acid sequence MKRLNMLCSVFLMFVFAGVSAQDTEQEETRQEGHTNQNKFRQMYQEMATPNQYRTASGAPGPAYYQNEADYKMDIVLDDKNSVLTGEETITYHNNSPENLEYLWVQLDQNIRKKDAPALQKDGDGMSPVNTPARFASNYMQEAFDGGFNIKEVSKDGAALKYTIHQTMMRIDMAQPLKSGESYTFKINWSYNVNNHVTNRARSGYEFFDKDGNKAYVIAQFFPRMAVYNDVEGWQNYQFWGNGEFALPFGDYEVNITVPADHVMEATGELQNRKDVYSKDMMKRYEQAKKSYDKPVMIVTQEEAEAAEKGFSNKTKTWTYKADMVRDFAFSTSRKFILDMMAVDVMGKDVMAVSLYPKEGNPLWEEWSTKVVASTLKSYSEHTFQYPYHKAVSVHAKNQGMEYPMICWNYGRPDEEGNYSDRTKFGMMSVIIHEVGHNFFPMIVNSDERQWGWMDEGINTFVQYVAEQEFAEAYPEAIAPNSKYPSRRGEPSKIVPYMKGNQDYISPIMSNPEQVHQLGNNAYGKPATALNILRETVMGRELFDYAFATYSHRWMFKHPTPEDFFRTMEDASSIDLDWFWRGWFYTTDNVDIGIKEVNKYYVTDTPTKAGKEMLKRYGTTPEETKALYVVTEDDEEFSEDMKNKSLTENSETLQAYLMDNFSEEERKNLKAPKYFYQVVFEKPGGLVMPLIIEVAYADGTSEKITYPVQIWRKNDKVISKVIPSNKEIKSITVDPDLETADVDVNNNSWPKNENKDEFEEFKDSTQD; translated from the coding sequence ATGAAGAGATTAAACATGTTATGCTCTGTGTTTTTAATGTTTGTTTTCGCTGGTGTATCTGCACAGGATACTGAACAAGAGGAAACAAGACAAGAGGGGCACACAAACCAGAACAAATTCAGGCAAATGTATCAGGAGATGGCCACTCCAAACCAATACAGGACTGCCTCCGGAGCTCCGGGACCAGCTTATTACCAGAATGAGGCCGATTATAAAATGGATATCGTTCTTGATGATAAAAATTCAGTGCTTACGGGAGAAGAAACGATTACTTACCATAATAATTCTCCTGAGAACCTTGAATATCTTTGGGTTCAGTTAGATCAAAATATTCGTAAAAAAGATGCTCCAGCCCTTCAAAAAGATGGTGATGGTATGTCTCCTGTTAATACACCTGCAAGATTTGCGAGTAATTATATGCAAGAAGCTTTTGACGGTGGTTTCAATATCAAAGAAGTTTCAAAAGACGGTGCTGCTTTAAAATACACCATTCATCAAACAATGATGCGTATAGATATGGCGCAACCATTAAAGTCTGGCGAAAGTTATACCTTCAAAATCAACTGGTCCTACAATGTTAATAATCATGTAACTAATCGTGCGCGTTCTGGGTATGAATTTTTTGATAAAGACGGGAATAAAGCATACGTTATCGCACAGTTCTTTCCTAGAATGGCGGTTTACAATGATGTAGAAGGTTGGCAAAACTATCAGTTCTGGGGTAATGGTGAATTTGCACTTCCATTCGGAGATTACGAAGTGAATATCACAGTTCCTGCAGATCATGTGATGGAGGCCACAGGGGAACTTCAGAATAGAAAGGACGTGTATTCTAAAGATATGATGAAGCGTTATGAGCAGGCTAAAAAATCTTATGACAAGCCTGTGATGATCGTTACCCAGGAAGAAGCAGAAGCTGCAGAAAAAGGTTTTTCGAACAAAACAAAAACCTGGACCTACAAGGCAGACATGGTTCGTGATTTTGCATTTTCAACTTCCAGAAAATTCATTCTTGATATGATGGCAGTAGATGTGATGGGGAAAGATGTGATGGCTGTTTCTCTATATCCTAAGGAAGGAAATCCACTTTGGGAAGAATGGTCTACTAAGGTAGTAGCAAGCACACTAAAAAGTTATTCTGAACACACGTTCCAGTATCCATATCACAAAGCAGTTTCAGTTCATGCGAAGAATCAGGGGATGGAATATCCCATGATCTGCTGGAATTATGGCCGTCCAGATGAAGAAGGAAATTACAGTGATCGTACTAAATTTGGAATGATGAGTGTGATCATACATGAGGTTGGACATAATTTCTTCCCAATGATCGTAAATTCAGACGAGCGCCAGTGGGGATGGATGGATGAAGGTATAAACACTTTTGTTCAATACGTGGCAGAACAGGAATTTGCAGAAGCGTACCCTGAGGCAATTGCTCCAAATAGCAAATATCCTTCAAGAAGAGGAGAGCCAAGTAAGATTGTTCCTTACATGAAAGGAAACCAGGATTATATTTCTCCAATTATGTCTAACCCGGAACAGGTACACCAATTAGGAAACAACGCCTATGGGAAACCTGCAACGGCGCTGAATATTCTTCGTGAAACTGTAATGGGGCGTGAACTTTTCGATTATGCGTTCGCTACGTATTCTCACAGATGGATGTTCAAACACCCAACTCCTGAAGACTTTTTCCGTACTATGGAGGATGCTTCAAGTATAGATCTTGACTGGTTCTGGAGAGGATGGTTCTACACTACAGATAATGTAGATATAGGAATTAAAGAAGTGAATAAGTATTATGTCACCGATACTCCAACAAAAGCCGGAAAAGAAATGTTGAAGAGATATGGTACAACTCCTGAAGAAACAAAAGCACTTTATGTAGTTACCGAAGATGATGAAGAATTTAGTGAAGACATGAAAAATAAATCTTTAACTGAAAATTCAGAAACGCTTCAGGCTTATTTGATGGATAACTTTAGTGAAGAAGAAAGAAAAAATCTTAAAGCGCCAAAGTATTTCTATCAGGTTGTTTTTGAAAAACCAGGTGGACTTGTGATGCCATTGATTATTGAAGTGGCTTATGCTGATGGTACTTCAGAAAAGATCACCTATCCGGTACAGATCTGGAGAAAGAATGATAAAGTGATAAGTAAAGTGATCCCTTCTAATAAAGAAATAAAAAGTATTACAGTAGATCCAGACCTTGAAACGGCAGATGTTGACGTTAATAACAATAGCTGGCCTAAAAATGAGAATAAGGATGAATTTGAAGAATTCAAAGATTCTACTCAGGACTAA
- the proS gene encoding proline--tRNA ligase, whose translation MGKNLTKRSEDYSKWYNELVVKADLAENSAVRGCMVIKPYGYAIWEKMQAELDRMFKETGHQNAYFPLFVPKHLFEAEEKNAEGFAKECAVVTHYRLKNDPDKPGKLMVDPDAKLEEELVVRPTSEAIIWNTYKNWIQSYRDLPIKVNQWANVVRWEMRTRLFLRTAEFLWQEGHTAHATKAEALQETELMNNIYAEFAENFMAMPVVKGSKTESERFAGALETYCIEALMQDGKALQAGTSHFLGQNFAEAFDVKFATKEGGLEHVWATSWGVSTRLMGALIMTHSDDNGLVLPPNLAPIQVVIVPIYRNDEQLSEISDVANQLVKELRAVGISVKFDDNDNQKPGWKFAQYELQGVPLRIAIGPKDLEKGTVELARRDTLTKEFVNRSEVVEKIRLLMDEIQNTLFNKARSYRDEHITEVDSFDDFKQVLKEKGGFISAHWDGTPETENKIKDLTKATIRCVPFERKEESGKCVLTGNTSVGRVLFAKAY comes from the coding sequence ATGGGAAAGAATCTAACGAAGAGAAGCGAAGACTATTCAAAATGGTATAACGAATTGGTTGTGAAAGCCGATTTGGCCGAAAATTCAGCTGTACGCGGATGTATGGTCATCAAACCATATGGTTATGCGATTTGGGAGAAAATGCAGGCTGAATTAGATCGTATGTTTAAAGAGACAGGGCATCAAAATGCCTATTTTCCTCTATTTGTTCCCAAGCATTTGTTTGAAGCCGAAGAAAAGAATGCCGAAGGTTTTGCGAAAGAATGTGCTGTGGTAACTCATTATAGGTTGAAGAATGATCCTGACAAGCCCGGGAAATTAATGGTAGACCCAGATGCGAAGCTAGAGGAGGAGTTAGTAGTAAGACCAACTTCTGAAGCTATTATCTGGAATACTTATAAAAACTGGATTCAATCTTATAGAGATCTTCCAATAAAAGTCAATCAATGGGCCAATGTGGTTCGTTGGGAAATGAGAACAAGATTGTTTTTAAGAACTGCTGAATTTTTATGGCAGGAGGGACACACAGCTCATGCTACCAAAGCAGAGGCTCTTCAGGAAACTGAATTGATGAATAATATTTATGCGGAATTTGCTGAAAATTTTATGGCAATGCCTGTGGTAAAAGGAAGTAAGACTGAAAGTGAACGCTTTGCAGGAGCTTTGGAAACCTATTGTATTGAAGCTTTAATGCAGGATGGAAAAGCGCTACAAGCTGGGACTTCACATTTCCTGGGACAGAATTTCGCAGAGGCTTTTGATGTTAAATTCGCTACTAAAGAAGGCGGACTGGAACATGTATGGGCAACATCCTGGGGGGTTTCAACCAGGCTTATGGGTGCGTTGATCATGACGCACAGTGATGACAACGGGCTTGTATTACCTCCAAACCTTGCGCCAATACAGGTGGTTATTGTACCAATTTACAGGAATGATGAGCAATTATCCGAAATATCGGATGTTGCAAATCAGTTAGTGAAAGAGCTTAGAGCTGTTGGGATTTCTGTGAAGTTTGATGATAATGATAATCAAAAACCAGGATGGAAATTCGCTCAGTACGAATTACAGGGAGTTCCTTTGAGAATAGCTATCGGGCCAAAAGATCTTGAAAAGGGAACGGTTGAGCTTGCAAGAAGAGATACTTTAACTAAAGAATTTGTAAATAGGAGTGAAGTGGTTGAGAAAATCAGGCTTCTTATGGATGAAATTCAAAACACTTTATTTAATAAAGCAAGGAGCTATAGAGATGAACATATTACTGAAGTAGACTCTTTTGATGATTTTAAGCAAGTATTAAAAGAAAAAGGAGGATTCATTTCTGCTCACTGGGACGGTACTCCTGAGACCGAAAATAAGATCAAGGATCTTACGAAAGCAACAATTAGGTGTGTGCCTTTTGAAAGAAAAGAGGAGTCTGGAAAGTGTGTATTAACTGGTAATACGTCTGTAGGGAGAGTCTTGTTTGCGAAGGCCTATTAA
- the kynU gene encoding kynureninase, whose protein sequence is MQFENSREFARKLDKEDKISKYRDEFIFPKVNGKDVIYFVGNSLGLQPRSAKKYVDEIMKDWAELAVEGHFYADKSWWDYHERFSEKLAKVVGANASEVTVMNTLTVNLHLLMVSFYRPEGKRYKIICEEKAFPSDQYMISSQVRFHGYDPSDAIVEIKKRNGENNFRTEDVLAKIEEVGEECALVLIGGVNYYTGQVFDMEAITEAGHDIGAFVGWDLAHAAGNIELKLSEWNVDFAAWCSYKYMNSGPGNASGCFINKKYHNKKDIPRFEGWWGHNKERRFLMEPEFQPEVTADAWQISNAPILAMAPYLASLEMFDEVGMPALIEKRNKIVAYLEFVLHEIDKDVESTFEIITPVDQDKRGTQLSVFLHGEGKELFNYLMKQGVITDWREPNVIRLAPAPFYCSFEDMYEFGQILKKGILNK, encoded by the coding sequence ATGCAATTCGAGAATTCCAGGGAATTTGCCAGGAAACTAGATAAGGAAGATAAAATTTCAAAATATAGGGATGAGTTTATTTTTCCGAAAGTGAATGGCAAAGACGTAATTTATTTTGTTGGAAATTCACTGGGGCTTCAGCCTAGATCGGCAAAGAAATATGTAGATGAGATCATGAAAGACTGGGCAGAACTTGCTGTTGAGGGTCATTTTTATGCTGATAAATCCTGGTGGGATTATCATGAACGTTTTTCTGAAAAGCTGGCAAAAGTGGTAGGGGCAAATGCTTCTGAAGTCACCGTAATGAATACACTTACTGTAAATCTTCATCTACTGATGGTTTCATTCTATAGGCCAGAAGGCAAACGGTATAAAATTATTTGTGAAGAAAAGGCTTTTCCAAGCGATCAATATATGATCTCGAGTCAGGTGCGTTTCCATGGCTACGATCCTTCAGATGCGATTGTGGAAATTAAAAAACGGAACGGAGAAAATAATTTTAGAACAGAAGATGTTCTAGCAAAAATAGAAGAAGTAGGAGAGGAGTGTGCTCTTGTTCTAATTGGAGGTGTAAACTACTATACCGGACAGGTATTTGATATGGAAGCCATAACAGAGGCCGGCCATGATATTGGCGCCTTCGTTGGTTGGGATCTGGCCCATGCTGCCGGAAATATCGAGCTTAAATTGAGCGAGTGGAACGTAGATTTTGCTGCATGGTGCAGCTATAAATACATGAATTCCGGTCCTGGAAATGCTTCGGGATGTTTTATTAATAAGAAATATCATAATAAGAAGGATATTCCAAGATTTGAAGGCTGGTGGGGTCATAATAAGGAGCGTCGATTTTTAATGGAACCAGAATTTCAACCTGAGGTTACCGCAGATGCCTGGCAGATAAGCAATGCCCCTATTCTTGCTATGGCGCCCTATTTAGCATCATTAGAGATGTTTGATGAAGTGGGAATGCCGGCTTTGATCGAAAAGAGAAATAAAATTGTGGCCTATCTGGAATTTGTGCTTCACGAAATTGACAAAGATGTAGAGAGTACTTTTGAAATTATTACTCCTGTAGATCAGGATAAGAGGGGGACACAGTTATCAGTGTTCTTACATGGTGAAGGCAAAGAGCTTTTCAATTATTTAATGAAGCAAGGTGTAATTACCGACTGGCGGGAACCCAATGTTATTAGACTTGCTCCCGCACCTTTTTATTGTTCTTTTGAAGATATGTATGAGTTTGGACAGATCTTAAAAAAAGGGATTTTGAATAAGTAG
- a CDS encoding SDR family oxidoreductase produces the protein MWKLKNKKALITGGTKGIGKATVIQFLELEAEVLFTARNEEEVQLLENQLKKEGYKVTGMVADSAKKEDITKIAEWITENWKILDVLVNNAGINIRKQAKDYSDEEFREVLEINLVAPFQISRTLYPFLKESRNASIINVASSAAIQDVGTGTPYAMSKSGLLQQSRSLAVEWANDGIRVNAVSPWFTKTPLTEGYLHNQEKMDSILKRTPLKRVAEAEEISSIITFLAMDKSSFITGQNIIADGGMSINAL, from the coding sequence ATGTGGAAATTAAAAAATAAAAAAGCACTTATTACAGGAGGTACAAAAGGAATTGGCAAGGCTACAGTAATACAGTTTTTAGAGCTGGAAGCTGAAGTTCTATTTACCGCCAGGAATGAAGAGGAAGTACAATTACTAGAGAATCAACTTAAGAAAGAAGGTTACAAAGTAACGGGAATGGTTGCAGATTCAGCAAAAAAAGAAGATATAACGAAAATTGCAGAATGGATCACTGAAAACTGGAAAATTTTAGATGTTCTGGTAAATAATGCTGGAATCAATATTAGAAAGCAAGCCAAAGATTATTCAGACGAAGAATTTAGAGAAGTGCTTGAGATCAACTTAGTAGCTCCTTTCCAAATTAGCAGAACCTTATATCCATTCTTAAAAGAATCGCGGAATGCATCTATTATCAACGTGGCCTCTTCCGCAGCTATACAGGATGTTGGCACGGGAACACCTTACGCTATGTCCAAATCTGGATTACTACAGCAATCCAGAAGCCTTGCGGTAGAATGGGCTAACGATGGTATTAGAGTAAATGCTGTTTCTCCATGGTTCACTAAAACTCCGTTAACTGAAGGTTACCTCCATAACCAGGAGAAAATGGATTCAATTCTAAAAAGAACTCCCCTAAAAAGAGTAGCGGAAGCTGAAGAGATTTCCTCTATTATTACGTTTTTAGCAATGGATAAATCCTCATTTATAACGGGACAAAATATAATTGCTGATGGCGGCATGAGTATCAATGCGTTATAA
- a CDS encoding twin-arginine translocase TatA/TatE family subunit, translated as MHTLPLFISGAEIAFIMFILVMVFGADKIPDIARGLGKGMKSIRNASNDIKSEIQKSADKQGINTDFTKDVRGEIDKVKEDIDEITGSVRRKP; from the coding sequence ATGCATACGTTACCTTTATTTATTAGTGGAGCTGAAATTGCTTTTATCATGTTTATCCTGGTAATGGTATTTGGAGCTGATAAGATTCCGGATATCGCCAGAGGCTTAGGAAAGGGCATGAAATCTATTAGAAATGCCTCAAATGATATTAAAAGTGAAATTCAAAAAAGTGCCGATAAACAGGGCATTAATACAGATTTCACTAAAGATGTTAGAGGAGAGATAGATAAGGTGAAGGAAGATATAGATGAAATTACCGGTTCAGTAAGACGTAAGCCCTAA
- a CDS encoding carboxypeptidase-like regulatory domain-containing protein: MKSRLIKNIYKIQNLKLHDLNTFKTISLISFIFLFSLQTYAQEPSILQGNLEANNTDLEKIHVINLNLEKGAVTNANGDFQILANENDSLYISSVQFENKTVVVTKEMIASKSLKIVLQDKMNELAEVVIDDIKLSGYLASDLTKISVKNVERKNKLQNDLNSFIAKDKKLNPYGTPNPAGGIRIDKIAGAVIDKLSKNADGPRYYSPKELANRSIEIVGHEFFREDLNLNENEICNFAYFCTEDSRFKRLVINNNAFVLIEYFQTKIDDFKDRRGSSLNASTQIPG; encoded by the coding sequence GTGAAATCAAGATTAATCAAGAATATCTATAAAATTCAAAATTTGAAATTACACGATTTAAATACTTTCAAGACCATTAGTCTTATAAGTTTTATTTTCCTGTTTAGTCTACAAACGTATGCTCAGGAACCTTCAATTCTCCAGGGAAATTTAGAAGCAAATAATACCGATCTTGAAAAGATACATGTCATTAATCTGAATCTTGAAAAAGGAGCTGTTACAAATGCTAATGGCGATTTTCAGATTCTTGCCAATGAGAATGACAGTCTTTATATTTCTTCGGTTCAATTTGAAAATAAAACGGTGGTGGTGACAAAAGAGATGATCGCCTCAAAAAGTCTTAAGATCGTACTTCAGGATAAAATGAATGAGCTGGCAGAGGTGGTGATAGATGATATAAAACTTTCGGGATATTTGGCAAGCGACCTTACTAAAATATCGGTAAAGAATGTAGAAAGGAAGAATAAGCTTCAAAATGATTTAAATAGTTTTATTGCAAAGGATAAAAAACTAAATCCGTACGGCACACCGAATCCAGCCGGGGGTATTAGAATAGATAAGATAGCGGGAGCGGTAATTGATAAACTTTCTAAGAATGCAGATGGCCCAAGATATTATTCTCCCAAAGAACTTGCGAATAGAAGTATTGAAATTGTTGGTCATGAATTTTTCAGGGAAGATCTTAATTTGAATGAAAACGAGATCTGTAATTTCGCGTACTTCTGCACTGAAGACAGTCGTTTTAAGCGGCTTGTAATTAATAATAATGCCTTTGTACTTATTGAATATTTTCAGACTAAAATTGATGATTTTAAGGACAGACGAGGCTCTTCTTTAAATGCTTCCACGCAAATTCCGGGATAA
- the rpsT gene encoding 30S ribosomal protein S20: protein MANHKSALKRIRSNETKRLRNRYQHKTTRNAIKKLRDADKKEAEGMLPSVISMVDKLAKKNIIHDNKAANLKSNLTKHVAAL, encoded by the coding sequence ATGGCAAATCATAAGTCAGCGTTGAAGAGGATTCGTAGCAATGAGACTAAACGTCTAAGAAATCGCTACCAGCATAAAACTACAAGAAACGCGATCAAAAAATTGCGTGATGCCGATAAGAAAGAAGCTGAAGGAATGTTGCCTTCTGTAATTTCTATGGTAGACAAATTGGCTAAGAAAAATATCATTCATGATAATAAAGCTGCTAACTTAAAGTCAAATTTGACTAAGCACGTCGCAGCACTTTAA
- a CDS encoding glutaminase: MDYQHILDTIHDEISYRDVTGKVASYIPELAKVDRKKFGMHVYCGDQQHFSFGDSEEDFSIQSISKVFTLAMAMRLMGEDLWDRLDVEPSGDPFNSLTQLEYESGIPRNPFINAGALVISDILVDQLDDPKKELLEFVRKITGDENIHYDETVAASEKATGYRNIALVNYIKALGNIKCDVEPIVDFYFYQCSLAMSCSQLSRAFMIFANKGRILETGEKILKPKTVKRINALMQTCGFYDEAGEFSFQVGLPGKSGVGGGIVAIHPDNYSVAVWSPILNENGNSELGMKALERFTTLTGVSVF; encoded by the coding sequence ATGGATTACCAGCATATTCTTGATACTATTCACGATGAAATAAGCTACCGGGATGTTACCGGAAAAGTTGCTTCCTATATCCCGGAGTTGGCAAAAGTTGACCGGAAAAAATTTGGAATGCATGTTTATTGTGGGGATCAGCAACATTTTTCATTTGGAGACAGCGAAGAAGATTTTTCTATACAAAGTATTTCAAAAGTTTTTACGCTGGCAATGGCCATGCGATTGATGGGAGAAGATCTGTGGGATCGCCTGGATGTGGAGCCTTCCGGTGATCCTTTTAATAGTTTAACTCAGTTAGAGTATGAAAGTGGCATCCCCAGAAATCCTTTCATAAATGCGGGTGCTCTGGTGATTTCAGATATTCTGGTAGATCAGTTAGATGATCCAAAGAAGGAATTATTAGAATTTGTACGAAAAATTACGGGTGACGAGAATATACATTATGATGAAACAGTAGCCGCTTCAGAAAAGGCCACGGGTTATAGAAATATTGCCCTCGTAAATTATATTAAAGCTCTGGGAAATATAAAATGCGATGTAGAACCTATCGTAGACTTCTATTTCTATCAATGTTCACTGGCAATGTCCTGCAGTCAACTTTCCCGCGCTTTTATGATCTTTGCTAATAAGGGCAGGATTCTAGAAACTGGAGAAAAGATTCTAAAGCCCAAAACTGTAAAAAGGATCAATGCTTTAATGCAAACTTGTGGGTTCTACGATGAAGCGGGAGAATTCAGTTTCCAGGTAGGATTACCTGGAAAAAGTGGCGTAGGTGGAGGTATAGTGGCGATACATCCAGACAACTATTCTGTAGCCGTTTGGAGCCCTATTCTTAATGAGAATGGAAATTCAGAATTAGGTATGAAGGCACTGGAGCGATTCACTACCTTAACGGGAGTTTCAGTCTTTTAA
- a CDS encoding O-methyltransferase — protein MHFLPEAIDDYIVAHSQAEPKLLAQLNRETNQKVMQPRMLSGHYQGRVLSLLAKMKTPDAILEIGTYTGYSALCLAEGLAKNGLLHTIDVNEELYDFQKKYFTQSEYASQIKQYLGNATEIIPNIDSKFDLVFIDADKPNYSKYFELIIDKMNPGGIILSDNVLWSGKVVEEVRNDDESTRALLEYNKLLAEDKRVESVILPIRDGLTLTRVL, from the coding sequence ATGCATTTTTTACCCGAAGCCATAGATGATTATATAGTAGCTCATTCACAAGCTGAGCCAAAGTTGCTTGCTCAATTGAATAGAGAGACCAATCAAAAAGTAATGCAACCAAGGATGCTTAGCGGCCATTACCAAGGTAGAGTGCTAAGTCTTCTCGCTAAAATGAAAACACCAGATGCTATTCTTGAAATTGGCACTTATACCGGTTACTCTGCGCTATGTCTTGCTGAAGGATTAGCTAAGAACGGACTACTACATACGATAGACGTGAACGAAGAACTTTATGACTTTCAGAAAAAATATTTTACCCAATCTGAATATGCATCGCAGATCAAACAGTATTTAGGAAATGCAACTGAGATTATACCCAATATCGATTCGAAATTTGATCTGGTTTTTATTGATGCAGACAAGCCAAACTATTCAAAATATTTCGAACTGATCATTGATAAAATGAATCCCGGAGGCATTATTTTATCTGACAATGTTCTTTGGTCTGGAAAGGTAGTAGAAGAAGTAAGAAATGATGACGAGTCTACCCGGGCGCTACTGGAATACAATAAATTACTAGCAGAAGATAAGAGAGTAGAAAGCGTTATACTACCAATTAGAGACGGACTTACCCTAACACGTGTACTTTAA